The following coding sequences lie in one Musa acuminata AAA Group cultivar baxijiao chromosome BXJ3-1, Cavendish_Baxijiao_AAA, whole genome shotgun sequence genomic window:
- the LOC135628120 gene encoding proline-rich receptor-like protein kinase PERK8 isoform X1 — protein MMVHWKKEMASFHYASPPPPPPDVIPPPQTQPSRYCSPSPTWTPSPSSIADPPSSPPLPPPLPTAPPPASEPPSAPLDAFSPPPKALSPPPPEFHPPPPPPLSSPPLPVLPLSPSPAVMPPILPIYYQSPPPPPSHVPPLTSLAPPPKVLPPSPFPSISNYTPPLSSPVPHGNLPSLPSATPVKPNTTKSSNPTKNAGSIKRSSHFPRGTISTAESVATFAVVAGLVMLTFVGAAVWLVKKRKKPVEPLRHGGNLAMASTVSSHMSELSRSRSSLNPLVRHGSGVSYGFPYSALEPGLGHAKLWFTLEELSLITNDFSTQNLLGRGGSCCVYKGLLLDGREVAVKQLKVDGAQGEREFKAEVEIISRVHHRHLVSLVGYCISENQRLLVYDYVPNRTLYHHLHGKGRPVMEWTIRVKVAAGAARGIAYLHEDCHPRIIHRDIKSSNILLDYNFEAQVSDFGLAKSAMDTNTHVTTRVMGTFGYLAPEYVRSGKLTAKSDVYSFGVVLLELVTGRKPVDTSQPLGDESLVEWARPLLIQALENEDLGDLPDPRLDGNYNKDEMFRMIEVAAACTRHSSDMRPRMGQVARALDGLSDLDINNGIQPGHSETFNSSPQSEEIRIFQRMGFASKDYSGDCSRTS, from the exons ATGATGGTGCATTGGAAGAAAGAGATGGCGTCTTTCCACTatgcgtcgccgccgccgccgccaccggatGTCATTCCACCACCACAAACTCAGCCCAGTAGGTATTGCAGCCCATCGCCGACTTGGACCCCGTCGCCTTCTTCCATTGCCGATCCCCCTTCATCCCCTCCCCTGCCGCCACCTCTTCCAACTGCACCACCGCCAGCTTCCGAGCCACCAAGTGCTCCACTTGATGCCTTTTCTCCACCACCAAAAGCCTTGTCGCCGCCACCACCGGAattccatcctcctcctcctcctccgttgtCATCACCTCCACTGCCAGTGCTGCCATTGTCACCTTCACCAGCTGTTATGCCTCCAATATTACCAATCTACTATCaatcgccaccaccaccaccatcgcaTGTACCACCTTTGACTTCATTGGCACCTCCACCTAAAGTGCTCCCACCTTCTCCTTTTCCATCTATTAGCAATTATACTCCACCTTTATCTTCTCCTGTGCCCCATGGAAACCTGCCATCACTACCTTCAGCTACTCCAGTTAAGCCCAACACCACAAAGTCATCCAATCCCACAAAAAATGCAGGTTCCATAAAACGTAGCAGCCACTTCCCGAGAGGCACCATAAGTACTGCTGAATCTGTTGCAACATTTGCTGTTGTAGCAGGTCTTGTGATGCTTACTTTTGTTGGAGCAGCTGTGTGGCTTGTGAAGAAGCGAAAGAAGCCAGTTGAACCTCTTCGACATGGTGGAAATCTTGCTATGGCTTCAACAGTATCTTCACATATGTCAG AGTTATCCCGTTCAAGATCTTCATTAAATCCTCTTGTAAGACATGGGTCTGGAGTGAGTTATGGCTTCCCTTACTCAGCACTGGAACCAGGGTTAGGTCACGCAAAATTGTGGTTTACATTGGAGGAGCTATCACTCATTACAAACGACTTTTCAACTCAGAATCTGTTAGGTAGAGGTGGATCTTGTTGTGTATATAAAGGACTCTTACTGGACGGAAGGGAAGTGGCCGTGAAGCAGCTCAAAGTTGATGGTGCACAAGGAGAGCGTGAATTCAAAGCAGAAGTTGAAATTATTAGTCGTGTACACCATCGCCACCTGGTTTCACTTGTAGGATACTGTATATCAGAGAACCAGAGATTGCTTGTCTATGACTATGTGCCCAATAGAACTCTTTATCATCATCTTCATG GGAAAGGAAGGCCAGTAATGGAATGGACAATAAGGGTTAAGGTTGCTGCTGGTGCAGCTCGTGGAATAGCATACCTTCATGAAGATT GTCACCCTCGGATAATCCACAGAGATATAAAGTCCTCAAATATTCTTTTAGATTACAACTTTGAAGCTCAG GTTTCTGATTTTGGTCTTGCAAAGTCAGCTATGGATACTAACACACACGTGACCACACGTGTAATGGGAACATTTGG ATACCTAGCTCCAGAGTATGTGAGAAGTGGAAAGTTAACTGCTAAATCTGATGTGTATTCTTTTGGTGTGGTTCTTTTAGAACTTGTTACAGGACGGAAGCCTGTTGATACATCTCAACCTTTGGGAGATGAGAGTCTTGTTGAATGG GCTCGACCATTGCTTATTCAAGCACTTGAAAACGAAGATCTTGGAGATCTGCCAGATCCTAGGCTCGATGGAAACTATAACAAAGATGAGATGTTTCGTATGATCGAAGTCGCAGCTGCATGCACTCGTCATTCATCAGATATGAGGCCTCGAATGGGTCAG GTGGCCAGAGCTCTTGATGGTTTATCCGATTTAGATATAAACAATGGCATCCAGCCAGGCCATAGTGAAACCTTTAATTCATCTCCACAGTCTGAGGAAATCAGAATCTTTCAGAGG
- the LOC135628120 gene encoding proline-rich receptor-like protein kinase PERK8 isoform X2, with product MRRRRRRHRMSFHHHKLSPVGLVMLTFVGAAVWLVKKRKKPVEPLRHGGNLAMASTVSSHMSELSRSRSSLNPLVRHGSGVSYGFPYSALEPGLGHAKLWFTLEELSLITNDFSTQNLLGRGGSCCVYKGLLLDGREVAVKQLKVDGAQGEREFKAEVEIISRVHHRHLVSLVGYCISENQRLLVYDYVPNRTLYHHLHGKGRPVMEWTIRVKVAAGAARGIAYLHEDCHPRIIHRDIKSSNILLDYNFEAQVSDFGLAKSAMDTNTHVTTRVMGTFGYLAPEYVRSGKLTAKSDVYSFGVVLLELVTGRKPVDTSQPLGDESLVEWARPLLIQALENEDLGDLPDPRLDGNYNKDEMFRMIEVAAACTRHSSDMRPRMGQVARALDGLSDLDINNGIQPGHSETFNSSPQSEEIRIFQRMGFASKDYSGDCSRTS from the exons atgcgtcgccgccgccgccgccaccggatGTCATTCCACCACCACAAACTCAGCCCAGTAG GTCTTGTGATGCTTACTTTTGTTGGAGCAGCTGTGTGGCTTGTGAAGAAGCGAAAGAAGCCAGTTGAACCTCTTCGACATGGTGGAAATCTTGCTATGGCTTCAACAGTATCTTCACATATGTCAG AGTTATCCCGTTCAAGATCTTCATTAAATCCTCTTGTAAGACATGGGTCTGGAGTGAGTTATGGCTTCCCTTACTCAGCACTGGAACCAGGGTTAGGTCACGCAAAATTGTGGTTTACATTGGAGGAGCTATCACTCATTACAAACGACTTTTCAACTCAGAATCTGTTAGGTAGAGGTGGATCTTGTTGTGTATATAAAGGACTCTTACTGGACGGAAGGGAAGTGGCCGTGAAGCAGCTCAAAGTTGATGGTGCACAAGGAGAGCGTGAATTCAAAGCAGAAGTTGAAATTATTAGTCGTGTACACCATCGCCACCTGGTTTCACTTGTAGGATACTGTATATCAGAGAACCAGAGATTGCTTGTCTATGACTATGTGCCCAATAGAACTCTTTATCATCATCTTCATG GGAAAGGAAGGCCAGTAATGGAATGGACAATAAGGGTTAAGGTTGCTGCTGGTGCAGCTCGTGGAATAGCATACCTTCATGAAGATT GTCACCCTCGGATAATCCACAGAGATATAAAGTCCTCAAATATTCTTTTAGATTACAACTTTGAAGCTCAG GTTTCTGATTTTGGTCTTGCAAAGTCAGCTATGGATACTAACACACACGTGACCACACGTGTAATGGGAACATTTGG ATACCTAGCTCCAGAGTATGTGAGAAGTGGAAAGTTAACTGCTAAATCTGATGTGTATTCTTTTGGTGTGGTTCTTTTAGAACTTGTTACAGGACGGAAGCCTGTTGATACATCTCAACCTTTGGGAGATGAGAGTCTTGTTGAATGG GCTCGACCATTGCTTATTCAAGCACTTGAAAACGAAGATCTTGGAGATCTGCCAGATCCTAGGCTCGATGGAAACTATAACAAAGATGAGATGTTTCGTATGATCGAAGTCGCAGCTGCATGCACTCGTCATTCATCAGATATGAGGCCTCGAATGGGTCAG GTGGCCAGAGCTCTTGATGGTTTATCCGATTTAGATATAAACAATGGCATCCAGCCAGGCCATAGTGAAACCTTTAATTCATCTCCACAGTCTGAGGAAATCAGAATCTTTCAGAGG